The following proteins are encoded in a genomic region of Rattus rattus isolate New Zealand chromosome 2, Rrattus_CSIRO_v1, whole genome shotgun sequence:
- the Riok2 gene encoding serine/threonine-protein kinase RIO2, whose amino-acid sequence MGKVNVAKLRYMSRDDFRVLTAVEMGMKNHEIVPCSLVASIASLKHGGCNKILRELVKHKLIAWERTKTVQGYRLTNAGYDYLALKTLSSRQVVESVGNQIGVGKESDIYIVANEEGQQFALKLHRLGRTSFRNLKNKRDYHKHRHNVSWIYLSRLSAMKEFAYMKALHERKFPVPKPVDYNRHAVIMELINGYPLCQIHHVEDPAAVYDEAMELIVKLGNHGLIHGDFNEFNLMLDKDDHITMIDFPQMVSTSHPNAEWYFDRDVKCIREFFLKRFNYESELYPTFSDIRREDSLDVEVSASGYTKEMQADDELLHPVGPDDKITETEEESDLSLSDEEMLERAKVRKSELENEPNPADESGVPCCFSSADSKQTKEDGLPEGSADVSSFEVTKLHQAVEEVGRQVPTHKSVAEVSEESTRTEDDPRHDGQPVQSSPAGCAEGEDELPDLIALSSLNKEFRPFRDEDSVSSVTQHRTRTLSVTSTGSVLSCSTIPPELVKQKVKRQLTRQQKAAARRRLQKGEANIFTKQRRENMQNIKSSLEADSFWGD is encoded by the exons ATGGGGAAGGTGAATGTGGCCAAGCTAAGGTACATGAGTCGCGATGACTTCAGAGTTCTGACTGCG GTTGAAATGGGCATGAAAAACCATGAGATTGTTCCCTGCAGTTTGGTTGCTTCTATAGCCAGCCTGAAACACGGTGGCTGTAATAAAATCTTAAGAGAATTGGTGAAGCATAAACTTATAGCATGGGAACGTACTAAAA CTGTCCAGGGCTATCGGTTGACAAACGCTGGCTACGATTACCTAGCTTTGAAAACCCTGTCTTCCAGACAGGTAGTTGAGTCTGTTGGAAACCAGATAGGTGTCGGCAAAGAGTCAG ATATTTACATTGTTGCAAATGAAGAAGGGCAGCAGTTTGCACTGAAGCTGCACAGACTGGGGAGAACCTCCTTTCGAAATCTGAAAAACAAGCGTGATTACCATAAGCACAGACATAATGTTTCTTGGATTTATTTATCTCGTCTCTCTGCCATGAAGGAATTTGCCTATATGAAG GCATTACATGAGCGGAAATTCCCAGTTCCAAAGCCAGTTGACTACAATCGCCATGCAGTGATCATGGAGCTTATCAATGGCTACCCCCT GTGTCAGATACATCATGTGGAAGACCCTGCAGCAGTGTATGACGAAGCTATGGAACTGATAGTCAAACTGGGAAACCATGGGCTGATTCATGGAGATTTCAATGAATTCAACCTCATGTTGGACAAAGATGACCACATCACCATGATTGATTTTCCACAGATGGTTTCCACTTCCCACCCGAACGCTGAATG GTATTTTGACAGAGATGTTAAATGCATTCGAGAGTTCTTCCTGAAACGTTTTAACTATGAAAGTGAGCTCTACCCAACCTTCAGTGACATCAG GAGAGAGGATTCTCTCGATGTTGAGGTCTCTGCCAGTGGTTACACGAAGGAAATGCAGGCAGATGATGAACTGCTACATCCAGTAGGTCCAGATGATAAAATTACTGAAACAGAAGAGGAATCCGACTTGTCACTCTCTGATGAAGAAATGTTAGAAAGAGCCAAAGTTCGGAAGTCAGAATTGGAAAATGAACCAAACCCAGCGGATGAGTCAGGTGTCCCCTGTTGCTTCTCATCTGCAGACAGCAAACAGACGAAGGAAGACGGCTTACCTGAGGGGAGTGCTGATGTGTCCAGTTTTGAAGTAACTAAGTTACATCAAGCTGTAGAAGAGGTGGGAAGGCAGGTTCCTACCCACAAGTCTGTTGCTGAGGTTTCTGAGGAGAGCACTAGAACTGAAGATGATCCCAGGCATGATGGCCAGCCGGTTCAGAGCAGCCCTGCTGGCTGTGCAGAGGGGGAGGATGAACTCCCCGATCTCATCGCCCTGTCATCGTTGAACAAGGAGTTCAGGCCTTTCAG AGATGAAGACAGTGTGAGTAGCGTTACTCAGCATAGAACAAGAACCTTGAGTGTTACTTCTACCGGCAGTGTCCTGAGCTGCTCCACAATCCCTCCA GAACTGGTGAAGCAGAAGGTGAAGCGTCAGCTGACGAGGCAGCAGAAGGCAGCTGCCAGACGCCGGCTGCAGAAAGGAGAAGCCAATATATTTACCAAGCAGCGGAGGGAAAACATGCAGAATATCAAATCGAGTTTGGAAGCAGACAGCTTTTGGGGAGACTAA